GGCCGGCGAGGCGTTCGACCCGCGTGACTTCCTCACCCAGAACGGCACGCTCTACCTGCTCGCCACGGGAGGTGGTGCTGGAGCCTCGTGGCCGCTCGTCGCCGCGTTCATGGAAGACCTCACGGAGGTCGCACGCCACCTTGCCGCCTGCTCACCCGGCTCACGCCTGGACCCTCCCGTGCTCATGGCACTCGACGAGATCGGCAACCTCGCGCCGCTTCCCTCGCTCCCGGTCCTCATGGCCGAGGGAGGCGGGACCGGGATCACGACAATGCCCGTCCTCCAATCTCTGGCTCAGGCGCGCAACAAGTGGGGCGACCATGCGGCCAGCACCATCTGGGACGCCTCGATCGTCAAGGTCATTTTCGGGGGCTCCTCAGCCTCGAAGGACCTGCAAGAGCTGTCGGTGCTGATCGGGGAGCGCGACGAGCACTCCTACACAGTGAGCATCGGCGACTACGGACAACGCTCGCTCCAGCGGTCGAGCCGGCGGGTCGCGGTCCTGCCGCCGGAGCGAACCCGCACGCTTCCCTTCGGTACCGGACTCGTGCTGCTCCGAAGCGCCCCACCGATCGTTACCGACCTCCGCCGCTGGACGGCTCGGTAGGCAGTCGCCGGGCGCGTTCGTTCCGCCCAGTAAGCATGAGCGGACCACCCGGCCCGGCGCGAGGATGTAGCGCGGAGGTTACTCGCGACTGATGTTCAGAACGAGGGTGCTGTTCGGGTCCGCCATGAAGGTGTCGAATGCCTCGAGGCTGTCGAACAGCGGGGTGCCGGCGAAATGGTCGGCGATGGCTGCGAGCGCGTTTAGGCCCGCATCCGGGTCAATGTCCCGCCCTGCCTCGAGATGCGCACCTAAGCCGGCGGTGATGTTCTCCAGCGCCGGCAGGACGTACTCGGTGAAGGCGACGTGGTGCTGTCGGCCGAGTGCGGCCAGCTCTTCGCATTCGACCGCGCAGGCGAGTTCGAGGTCGGCGGTGTCGGTGAGCAGCGCTTCGTAGGCGTCGTCCCACCTGGGGTCGGGATCGCGACCGAGGATGGCGACCCGGATGCCGTAGGTGACGAGCTTGCCGCCGTATTGGCCGACGAACCCGCCGACGAGTGCAGCGACTTCAGCGTCGGGGATGGCGTTGCGGGCGATGGCGGTGCAGATCCAGGTGATTGCGGACTGGATGACGGCCTCGCCGGTGGCTTCCGCTGCCTCGGCCGCCGTCAGGCGCCCAGTCGCCAGGCCGTGGGCGATGGCGGCGATTTCGATCGCCGCTTGTGCGATAGCGGGGCCATGGTCGCCGTTCGCCCAGGAGTCGTGAATGCGGTTGGTGGAGCCGCCTGCGACGGCCTTCTCGCCGGCTACTTGGAGGTAGGTGCCGGCTGCGGCGGCCACGGTTGTTGCGGCGCTCGTGCGGGCGCCTGCGACGCCGGCCTGGACCCAGTTGAACCCGTCGAATGTGCCTTCGGTGACGAGGTGGGTTGTCAGGTCGGTGGCTAGGGACGTCACCATGGCGGTTCCACCGGCAGTGACCGCGGCTGTGACGGTCCGGCGCAGCTGGATGTCGTGGGCAAGTTGTTGAAGGTAGCCCTGGGGGTCGTTGGCTGCCTCAGTGAGTTTCCCTGTGGCGATGGGGTCTGAGGCGACGCCGTCGACGGAGATCCTGTCGGTGAGCCGTTCGCGGGCGTCGTAGTAGCGGTCCTTGAAGATGTTGCCCTCGGGCCTGTTGAGGATGTCGTCGAACTTCTTGTCGACGCTTGGAGTGTGCTCAGTCGGAACCAGCAGGTCCTTACCGTCGTACTTGCTGTCAGTGACGCCGTTCTTCAGATATGCACGCTGGTACGGCGACTCGACGACCTTCGCCTGGACCTCACGGACGACCTTGCCGTCCGGTGACTGAATGACGATGTCCGCAGCATCGGCGGGCCGGCCGAGCCACTCGGTCACGTAGGCCCGATGCGCCGAGTCCTTGCCGAGTGCATCGAGGTTGAACCCCAGCTCATGCAGCCACTCGAAGTGAAACCCCTCCCGGACGCGCTGATGCGAGTTCCCGCACCGCTTGGCGAGGCGCTGAACGTACTCGGACTGCTCCGCCAGGTATGCCAGCTGCTTGCGCTGCTGGGTGGTGTTGATGACCCCGGCCACCCAGGGGATGGCGGACGCAGCGTCGGCACCCGGGTTCCGGTCGCGGGCGTAGCGGGACAAAACGTGGCGAGCAGCATCCAGCGTCGGGCGTTGGCTGTCGTCCTCCCCGGGCCTTTTCGGCTGTGGGGCGGCGACGGAGGCGGCAACGACCGCCGCCGTGGTCTGCGCCAAGCCGGCGAGCTCGGCGACCAAGAGCCGGTCATGTTGAGCGTACGTGCCGTACTCGGTGCTTGTGTCGACCAAGGCACGAAGAGCGGGAAGACGGTTGAGGCCGAGGTCGACCAGGTTCGTCAACGTGTGCGCCGCTTCCTCAGCCCGTTCGCTCGCGAAGAGCAGACGTTCGAGGTTCAGGTCTTCGAGCAGTTCGGATCGACGGTCAGCGACTTCGAGAAGCTTCTGACGGCGCTCTTGTTCGATCTTCGCTTCGTAGTCGGCTTGGTCTGCCCTCCAAGCCCAGGTCAGACCCGCTACCGCGGCAGCGCTGAGACCGCCAAAGATGAGCGTCTTCCGGTTCTTGCTCAGGTTCCGGTTGGTCTGACGCAAGAACACTGCGATCTGGGGACGCGCAACTCGACTTCTGGCCACGCCCTTTGCCCAGTACTCGGCCACATTCCCCGACCAGCCTCCTGGCAGAACTCGGATCACTGAGGTGACCAGCTTCGGGTTCGTGGAAACGGTTTGGATACCGAGCATCAGCGCCGCATGCAGAACTCGACCCGTGCTGCCATCGACCAGGTCCACGACCACGGCTTCAGCTGTCTCACGGGCCCCGGCCTCGACTTCGTCGAGCTCGGGCACGGCTTCGCTCGTGGGCAGTTCTTCTAGGGTCACCTCGTGCAGTTCCGCGAATGCGTGCGCGAACGGCTTTAGGAACTTCTCGAACGCATCTGTGCTGACCGCATCCAGGGCAGCGGTGGCATCGCGGTAACGCTGCGCGAGCGCCGAGCTCTCGTCGGGTGCAGTCACCTACTCAAGGTAGCCGTAACCGGCGACACATCCGCGAAATAGCACCTTCCTCTCACAGCCAATCGATAGGCCCCACGACACGTGTGCCTTTCGCCCCTCGCCAGGCCCGGACTGGGGCAACGCCCATCGCGTCGAGTCCCGCGGGCATCGGGTTCGCCGGCGCACCTAACTCCTGAAAGCGCCGTCACCCTGGCGACAACGAGATCAGGAGAGACACATGTCCATCCCCACCCAGATGAGCCTGGTCGGCTTCGTCGCGTCCGCGCCGGAGCTTCACTTCACCAAGCAAGGCGCCGAGTGTTGCCGTCTGCGTGTCGGCATCGAGCAGTGGCGCAAAGAGCTCGACGGCAGCTTCACAAAGATGGACCCCACCTTCCACGACATGGTCGCCTTCGAGAGCACCGCCCGTGAGACCTACGCCCGCTTCCGCAAGGGCGACTGCTTCGTCGCCAGCGGCTACGTCCACGAATACGAGGTCGACGGCCGCGAGGGCAGCGTCATCAAGGAGGAGTTCGTCGCTCGCAAGATCGGCCACAACGCCAACAAGACCGAGTACGTCGTCCAGCGCGGCCGGCATGCCGCCGATCGGTCTCTGACAGCTGTCCCGCAGCCGCCCGCCGTCGGCCTCTGACCGGACCCTGCGATGAGTCCGTTCCCGGACGAGCCGGACGACGGTGATGCCTGGCGCCGCGTGACCGACATGCTCGAACGCCCACCGGCCCCGATCAACTGGAACCTACTCGACGCCGACCAGGCGGAGAGCGAGTGGCAGGACCTGGACCAGTGGGTGAAGTGGCTCAAGAGCACGTTCGGTCTGCCGCCGAACATCCTGCCGCCGTACTGGCACCGCCACGACGAGCTCGTCTGGGAGCTCTCGGCGCTTCACTGCCACTGGCTGAGCTGCTATCACGAGTCAGCGTCGCCCTCGGCTCCCATCGGGTGGATGCGGGAGTTCTCCGACGCCCGCTACCGGCTGCGGGACTGGGTCTCGATCTGCGGCACGCGGCTCGACCGAGACCGCCCGACGCGGCAGACGACGTGGCCGGGCGAATCGCCGGCCACGGCCGCGACCGAGGTCGAGATCCGGCATCGCGACGAGGACTTTGCCGAGTTCGTTCGAGAGGACGTCCTACGGCGACGCCGAATCGCGGCCATCGCCAACCAGCAACTCATCGGCTAAGCCACGAGCGCGCCATGGCCGGCTGCGCCTCGGACTCATCCACAGAAGTCCGAGCAGGCCTCCCCCGACGGCGGTTGCCAGCACAGGGTCGGACTCCGACGACCTACTGAAAGGACCGACGATGCTTCTCCCGCACGCACAGACGCTCGCGCAGGCGAGGTCCTACGTCGCCGCCCTGGCCGACAGCGCACTGACCCTCGATGCTTCCTCCGCGTACGAGCGCGTCCTGCTCGAACTCGATCGCGTGCATGGGGACGACTGCCCGGCACTCGACAGCGAGGACCTGACCGACGACGGCGACATCCCGCTCGCCGTCGCGAGCAGCGCGATCGAGGAACTCGAGACCCACGGCATCGACCCCCTGGCGGTCGAGCTGATCCTCGCGATGCTCGTCGAAGCACACGATCTGGACATCGGCTGATGTACGGCGAGAACGGGTCCCAGATGCGCACGGAACTGGCTGCACTGCTTCGCCAGCACCGGATCATGCGCCGCCTCGCCGAGGACTCGTCCGCTGAGCGGGCCTCGGCGGGCCGACAGATCCTACGATTCCGACAGACCGTTCTCGTCTGGTGCGCGCAAGCGATAGGAGTGGCGCGGCCCCTGACCTTTCCAAACGTCCCGCAGAAGCCGGCCGACCCCTTCCGCGCCGCGAGCGACCATGGCGCCGCAGTAGCTGAACTCGCTCGAGCCCTGGGGGCGGCTCGCGATCAAGCGACGACGCGGCCAGCCTCAAGCGCGGATCTCACGACCCCGAACTCGAACAACGTCGTCGAGCACTGGCGCCTCGCAGCACGAGCTGCAGCACTCGCCGAGCACGACACCGCGCCCGACCAGGCGATCCACCTCACCGCAGCACAGGCGCGAACGATCGCAGGAGACGTCGCGGCGATCAGCGAGGCACTCGTCGTACTCGACCGCAGGTATCGCAACACCCCCGACTGGGAGTCCATTGCCGGGTGCGATCGGCTCGGCTGGGCAGCACTGGCCACGGCCCTGGACGTCAGCCTCGGCCAGCCCGACTACACCGTCGACCAGACCGGCTGGCGCCCCCGGACCAAACCCATCGGAGGGCCAGCCAAACCCGGTGTGCTCGGCGTCCTCCAAGCCGAGCACAACCTCCTCGTGAGACTGGCATCATTCCCCGATGCCATGAACCTGCGCCTGGTCGTCGACTCGCAGCGACTGCTCAGCGCAGGACTCGTGCCGTACGCCGAGCGGATCGACCCGAACCTCGCTGGGCAGTGGGGTGCCCGTGCAGAGACCTACTCGCGCATCCAGCGCGAACTCCGCAACATCGGAGGGCGGCTCGGCAACGGCACGGCTGCCGCGGGCGAGGCCGCGAACGCCGTGGGCCGATTGAGGGCCCTGCACCCCGATACGGTCATCGAACCGAGGATGCTGCGAGGCTTCCAGACGCTCTTCCATCGAGTCGATTCGCGCATCATGGACATCCTCGAATCCGGAGTCGAGCGAGGGGCCTTCGTCCAGCGCGTGACCGTCCCCCGGCTGGTCAGCGGCGACGGACGCCTCGTCCACCCGGTCCGCGAACGATTCGTCCCCGTCGCCCGAGCCGCTGATCTCGAGGTCATCCAAACAGCGCGCGAGCACCTACGACCACCGGATGAGCCCACCGTCTCGTCGGCTGGCACCAGCCGGGCCGACCTCCACGCGGCCCTCGTCCACCGCCCACCCGCAAAGGCGTCGCGCCGCGACACCCCGCGTCTATGAGTTGACCGCAGGAAACACGGCCACCCAGGTGACCACGGCACGGCTACCTCAGACCGTCATCGCGCTTAGGTGCCAGCGACTCAAGGATCTCGGCTGTCACGGGGTCCACCGCCTCGTCCGGCTCTATGTAGTGCTCCTTGGTGATCTTCGACGAG
This genomic interval from Nocardioides euryhalodurans contains the following:
- a CDS encoding single-stranded DNA-binding protein, whose protein sequence is MSIPTQMSLVGFVASAPELHFTKQGAECCRLRVGIEQWRKELDGSFTKMDPTFHDMVAFESTARETYARFRKGDCFVASGYVHEYEVDGREGSVIKEEFVARKIGHNANKTEYVVQRGRHAADRSLTAVPQPPAVGL